Genomic DNA from Macadamia integrifolia cultivar HAES 741 chromosome 6, SCU_Mint_v3, whole genome shotgun sequence:
aaacccaaaggaaaaaaaatcattgggtgtaaatgggtctttcgtaagaaagaggcagcatctgagaaggagcgtgaaaggtataaggccagacttgtagccaagggctatgcacaggaggggatagactacaatgaaatattctctccagtggtgaaacgcACTACAATCAGGGtattacttgctttggtggccatgtatgatttggagcttgaacagcttgatgtgaagactgcatttcttcatggagaTTTGGAGGAAcaaatttacatggagcagcctaaaggtttcaaggtgcagggaaaggaagatcatgtttgtctacTTAAGAGGtcactttatggtcttaagcaatctcctaggcagtggtacaagcatTGTGATTCCCACAtgagaagtgagtatgatagttgtgcttattataaagtgttaagtgataattccattattttgttgatgctttatgttgatgatatgctcatcgctgcaaagaacaaacatgatatagtctctttgaagtctttgttgagtgctgaatttaagatgaaggatcttggtgaagctaagaagatccttggcatagAAATCTTTAGAGATAGAAAtacaggtaaactttgggtaactcagaagaggtatattgaaaaggtattagagcgtttcaatatggaaaaggctaagccggttaacACTCCGTTAGCTAACCACTTCAAGTTATTTAAAAGgaaatgccctacaacacatgaggaggtggagtaGATGTCTCAGGttccttatgctagcgcagttgggagtctcatgcatgctatggtttgtagcaggtcggatttgtctcatgcaatcAGTATTGTTAGCAGATATATGAGTAATCGAGAGAAgaagcattggaatgcaattaagtggatctttagatatttgaacaagactaaagatatatgtgatatgttcagtggcaagggaagttccacagaattgataggttatgttgattccgaCTATACTGGTGATTTaaacaagaggaggtctactatagggtatgtatttacattggctggtggatctatatcatggagggcgatgcttcagtctacaattgcattgtccactacataGGCAGAGTATATGACGGCAATTGAgactgccaaggaaggagtctggttggatggattggttcgtgagttggggttggagcaagaaggtacagtgttacattgtaacagtcagagtgccatacatcttgcaaagaatcaggtgtttcatgagcatattgatgtgagattttacaagatcagggagcttgtgtcaaaAGGCaatattcacttgagaaaaattcatacaaacctcaatcctgcagatatgtttaccaagccagttactacagagaagttcgagtcctatttggacttgattaatattactcattgttgaagatgagggacgcatcaaataggtgcgggtttgtacctctaatgaggtacggggatgaagacgtctataggttatctttacagaaggctcgacagaattcaagccaaggtggagattgttggtgtacgatgtcttgtattccgtcacagtttaacccagagaatactggtgcagcacctcgacaggcaggacaacggtcccgctagccggttagcgggctgTGGGCGCTCCctactcgaattttttatttgagggcaattgtgtactttccagattagggtttttctctatatatttgtagcgagggtttctttttctgtaatgcaagcaatactgagaggtgtgaggacgagcgttgtaaccctattctccattgatagtgaagtagaatctcatctcaccggggacgtaggcaacctagccgaacctcgtaaaatccgtgtgcattgtttattcttgtttttccattatcttctgcatcgttttagggttgcgtttctacatggGTAGTCAGCAAAAATTGTCGCACTAAAACTATTTTACAGAAACATGCTTATGGCAAGATTTGAAGTCAAGAACAAAAAACACTAAAAACTATTTTGCAGAATGTGCTCATGGAAAGACTTGAAGTCTATAACTCCACCACTATATGCTAATCCCCTAACCATCATAGCAGCCATGCTGCTTGTGCTTAAAGAACaatatttattttacatataCTGTATATTAGAGAAAATTGTGTATTAATAAATCTAACTCTTCAAAGTGCTGGACTTGATGGTCATATTTTCAGGCCTCAATGCCAACCAACACCAACAGAGGGGCTAGAAGCTAGAACAGTCAAACATCAGAACATTTTGATAACATTTTAAACAAGCTTGTTGATTATATGCAAGTTTCGAAGGTTAAAAGTATATAAACCCACAGCTGGGTGGTTTGACTGTTCAAAAAATTAAAGCACAAACATATTAAGTACGAAACAACTAACCTTTTTCTACTGACACATGGACCATTGGATTGAAATCTCTTAAGGAATCACAACAAAGTTCAGCAAGAGAACGCCCACTGTACATTTTCTCATCAGGAGGAATTAAGAAGTTTGACGAAAGTGCTTCTTCTGTGACCAGCCTGTTATCCATCAGGGTCAAACTACCAATTCCAGCAAGAATAATATTCTTGCAAAACTGCAGCAATGATAAACAGCTCAATGAGTACCTAAAATACACAGTTTCAGAGTAAATAACATCAACAGCAAGTAAAGATAAATTTTTAGTATAAAAATTAGGAACGACAACATTGAGATCAATTTTGTATGTATTCTTTCAGACATTAAACGAACCACACCACACACAATTCAGAAATGATACTCCACTGTTTCTAAAGacattgcccccccccccccccccccatcttcAACTCTAACCCCAACCCAACTCTCAGTCTCCCTGTAAATTTTCTCTAGAGATAAATTAATTTGTTATATATTTAATAAAGAGTAATACATTCATTATATTCTTGAACAGTATGTATATAATATTTAATAGATACCACATAATCTGCTTTAATGGTAATTTTTCCATAAAAGATGCAATAAAGTCCAATGATCTATTTTTTTAGTTCTGCAAAATTGAACTCTCAATTTCATATTTCTAATAGCATTCAAGCTAATAAACTCATATGCCATTTCGGTTCCTTAAGGACGTAGTTCACCATTCTAAGCTACCACATTCCCTTACAATGGTCACTCAAACTTGAAATTTAATCCAAAAGGTCAAAgaacaacatcaacaacaataaGAATATGACATAAAGAAGTCAGAGAATAACCTCAACAACTACCCCTTTCATTCCACTAACCAATATATGGGATTTGCTTAACCTGTCAATGACAACGACGACATTAAGAACCGGCAAGGGGCAGATTTCAAATCGACcaacataaaaaagaagagaacttACAAGACCATGATataaactaaaaaagaaaaagaggatatAGCCGATATACCTCCTCTGCGCATCAACACCCCATACACGAATCTGGCGATCATACAAAGCAGTCTCTTGCTCCGTCAGCTCCTCGCCGTCCATTTTCAGCCTCAACCAGTTTGTACCCACGTGAACAGGAACACAGTCAAAGTTGAGGTTGTgcgggagaagaaagaaaaggaagtcGTTGTTGAAGTCAGTAGATAGACGATGAACACTGAAgtaagaaaaccctaaaacccgcTTCGATTACTGGAGTGGTCAACACACTGGCAGAAAGCGAACCTTTAGATTGGCCCTCAATTTAACTGTCCCAAGTAAACCAAAGGGGAAGGGCCGAAGGGGCTCTTGCTGGGTGATCGGTTTCAACTTTGAGAGCTTTGTCCGTCAGTGAAGACCCTCAAGTAATTGCAGGGCTTTACAGGGATGAGGTTATGTTTGGAATgggagaaaacaaaagaaaagaaaataaaaaaaattttaaccgTTCGGTCAAGGTTTTGTGCCTCTCGGCTAGTCTGCCCTCTGCCCTCTGGAATTGGAATAGTCAAAAGAGAATCTTTAaaggtattttaaaaaaatattataatttaaaaGAGTATTTATGAATATTTAcatgaattatttcatttgttTGACTTTTTGATTAACAATAAAAGTTGCAACCCAAGTAAAAGTGAGAGAGAACACCTACCCGTTAGCATTTTCTTAAATCGTTTATAAAATAAGTTCACtaaacatcattttttaaacaaaaactcaaaattctgattttaacataaattatcaaaaacgttatcaaactaAGAAGTtaatattctttttcccttattacCAAGAAAGGAAGATTCTTGCCTGCTAAATGTGGGAATTATCATTTGATGATACCTTAAAACCAAATGATCGTTGCGAGATTGTTTTGCATGTACATCACAACACATTAGTATTACTTTTAGACCTGCTGAAGGTGTAGGTAACCAACCTTATTATAAGAAAACCatataatattattattgcATTAACAAATCACAGTCATTGATCATGATGAATTATTCGCAATGTACGAAAGACAATGTAAGATTACGGAGCTTAATTACCAAGCATTTGATCGTTTTCACTTTTTGAGTTGGTCTTCGCCTTCATCTTCCTCACTAGTTGTTGTATTTGTATGGTGACGATTAATCCATGGACACAAGTCAGGAAGTGAAGAATGAGCCCATCCTTTCTCCTTTCATCTTCGTTTTATAAACAAAGCCAACGGAAGTGAATGGGTCCCGCTCCATTACCCAGAAGTTGGAGAGTCTATCTAGAACTACGAGAGATTTATCAAGTGTTTCAGTTTTCCTGGCCTAGTGATATAAATAATAAAGGGTGACCCATAAATAAATTAGGGCAGGGGAAAGGATTTAGTTTTCGGATGCTGATATGAGAAATCGTTCGTAAGCAGATAGAATTCCTTAGCCATTGCTTCTTTAATAACGTTTTGCTCTGAAAAAACCAAACGAAAACGAAATCGAAAGGAGTATTGATCAGAGTCCCCAACCCGGGTTTACGTTCCAAAATCCAAACCGAGTTACTTCTCAGGTTTTCTCTGGTTTTGGAACCTAGCCCCCTACTCCCTTCCTTCTCCGTCCCCGTTCTCAATCGATTTCAGCAGCGGCTGGCAATTCTCCATCTAAGGGTATTGAGCCCCCtgcccccttcctcttcttcctctctgttCCCGTTGATTGCTGCGGCGTGTCTCTTCTTTGTAAGTCCCTCCCTCTTTGCCGTAATTTTCCATGTTTTAGATATTAGTTTGCGATGGTGGTGGGAATGTGGTGGGTAACACGAAttccagttggttgctgccatCCCATATAATAGGGAATTTAATACAATCAATTCCAGTTGGTTTTACATAGATCGGTGACATTGACTCCCACGTGCTTTTGCGACAACTACGGtgaattctctctctcactctgtCTGATTTTATTTGAATAGCGAAGGGATCTTGAGTTCTAGATCGCAAGCAGTGGTGGTAGTCTGGTAGCTTCTAGCAATAGATCCAGACTCTTAGTTGCAGCAATGGGAAGCACCGACAAAGGtactctttttctctctcccctaaaTCAGTTGTTTGATTGAGATCTGCAAAGCATAAACCTAACTTTCTTGCTCTTGATCCGTCTAGAAGCCGCGGTCGATTCATTTTTGTTAAACAAAACAGCAAAGATCTTCGTCGCCGGCCACCGTGGCCTCGTCGGGTCTGCCATTGTCCGTAAACTTGAAGAGTTTGGATTCAACAATCTTGTTCTCAGATCTCACCGGGACCTCGACCTTACCAGACAATCCGATGTTGAAGCCTTTTTCGCCCTTGAGAAACCCCAATTTGTAATCCTCGCTGCGGCCAAAGTCGGTGGCATTCATGCCAATAATACGTATCCTGCCGATTTCATTGGCATTAACCTCCAAATCCAAACCAACATCATTGATGCTTCATATCGCAATGGCGTTGAGAAGCTTATTTTCCTCGGCTCTTCCTGCATTTATCCCAAATTCGCTCCACAGCCGATAACAGAGGATGCCCTGCTCACTGGATTACTAGAGCCCACGAATGAGTGGTATGCAGTGGCAAAGATAGCCGGAATCAAGATGTGTCAGGCCTATCGATTGCAGTATGGTTGGGATGCAATCTCTGGGATGCCCACCAATTTGTATGGGCCAAACGACAATTTTCATCCCGAGAATTCACATGTTCTTCCGGCTTTGATCAGGCGATTCCATGAGGCGAAGGTTTCAGATGCTAAAGAGGTGGTGGTGTGGGGCACTGGCTCCCCATTGAGGGAATTCCTCCATGTGGATGATCTGGCTGATGCTGTGGTCTTTTTGATGGACAAGTATAGTGGGTTGGGTCATGTTAATGTGGGAAGTGGGAAGGAGGTAACCATCAAGGAACTTGCGGAGTTGGTTAAAGAGGTGGTTGGTTTCCAGGGAGATCTTGTTTGGGATTCTACAAAGCCTGATGGGACTCCAAGAAAGCTCATGGACAGTTCGAAGCTCGCCAAATTGGGATGGGCACCAAAAATTTCTCTCCGGGATGGTCTCGTCGATACCTACAAGTGGTACTTGGagaatgtcaaatgatgattaAGCTTCAGGTGACCTCCTCATGTGTTTTTCTATGTGCTATTAGTGAATCTTTTGTTTCTTCAGTGTGTTTGTCCACACATTTATATGGGATTATTCAAGTTTAAGATATAGTTGGGATCGCTGTTTTATCGACTGAAtttcctctctctatctctctctttctggttTGGCGGGTGGGAAAGAAGATATGGGAGGGTGGAGAATGAGTATAGAAATGGCTAGAATCAGAGATGTCTTTTACTTATTCAAGTCATGAATCActgtttttcttctcatttatgGTTGAACAATTGGAtttcaatcaaaagaaatttgATTGTAGCAGGTCAGGAAAGTCATCTTAGACATTGCATCCTCTTTTGGGATGATGCTGGTGTTTACCTGTGTGCCTTTACTACTTCTATCTGATCAAAGACCAGCCCTGCTAAACTTTTAGCCATTGAATTTTAGTGTAATTATAGGTTATGCTAACAACTTTCTTTTGTAGAAAAGCTTAACACTTCATATATATTCTGGTTTCATAAGTCATTGGCAATAAAATATTTCTCTACCTTGGGCTGGTTTGTTGCCTGGGAAGATACGATTTTATTCTGTTGGGGTTAAAATCTTTGAACCCTAACAATTATCAGCTTTTTGGTCTTAAGTCTGGTGTGAATCTTGAGCTGTAATTGAGTATGGATTTGAATCTCTTGTTAATGCAACAAATAAACCATAGCAACAAAAGCAGTGATGGTCTAGGCCATGAAGCAGTGATGGTCTTACACTCTTACCTGAAGTTCTACCCATAAAAATGGTCTTACCTGAAGGACTGGGCCAGCAAGCGAGAAGGTTTGAGtcctaaaaatggaaaatctggAGTATATCCAaagtagaaagagagagatctgGAAATAAGTTTGGTTTTCCAACTTCCAAGTATGGGAAAAATATGTACATGCCGGAGCTCTTGTGCTCTCACCTCGCTAATCATTTTGCTCCCCACTATTTACGAACGGTGCGgcaccccacacccccccccctcgcTTTTCCTGTGCCGCCATTTGGTTGGTGATGCAGATTCATGGCTGGACCAGCTTTACAGGTCTGCAGGTTGTCAGAGTCTGGTCTGATTTGAGAATTGGGTCTAAGTAGGATATATCTCaagattttattaatttatattttttcaaaattctttgtaattttcaagGGCAAGAGAGATAACTTATCTTGTGGCTACTATACCAGCGTCTGAACCAATGGGTGAGTGCATCCACCAAAGACCACACAGGGGGCAGGGGATCTTTTCACAGGTTTCTGTGAAAATGCGTAAGGAACAGATTACTAGATCAgtgtggaaataaaaaataaaaagaacaaagtAATGTGGACAGAAATAGGATTTCTTTTATTCAGGaacataattttaaaaattggattgaatcaGTCAGCTCGCCTGGATTGGGAAAattgaagggaaaagaaaacagagagtAACTCTTTAGATCCCTCTCTCTGGGGGATTGAGTAGGCAGGGTAACGTCTCAGGCAGAACTTCCTCAGGACTACGGCGGTTCGTTCGATCTTCCTCACTTCAACATTTGTGGTTGGTGTTTGCAAGGCCGTTTTCGGCGTCCTTATCGAGCCCTTTTGCGGATCTCTTTCATTAAGATTTTTCCTTACTATTCGTCCTTTCGCCGTCTTCTTCTCCCACTCTGTTGGGTCGACCTGTTTATTcgttctttctcttcttctcttaacCCGATCCTTCCCATCCCGTGCtgcctttctttccttcttttgagAGTTATTCtcatattttcctctctttacTTGTAATTTTTATCCTTGAGTGACCCTTTTCCGCCTCTTTCATTCTCATTCTTTCTCTGCTGCCTCCATTTTTCTGGACCTGGTATTTTGGTTTTCCCTACCGTATGTCCGATGGTCCAGCGGCCTTGAATGCGTTATGTGCATGAAGTGGGGAATGTTAGAGGATGTGGCGGTAGGTGCTTATTAGTCATATTAGTTATTTGAAAGTTATTTTCATATTAATTATTATGTGGTTATTAGTAATGGAGGAGATAAATATTATATGGGAAGTGTTTTACGTGGGTAAGAGTTATTATTCAAAATTATAATTACTTGTATTACTTATTTAATTACAGATAATCTTGAATGAAGATAGATTTTCGAACCAGAtgctagtttcctaatttatctcttcattcttcctttattttctcttttatctttctttttctccctattttttctcatcGCCCCTTATATGTAcataacaagtggtatcaggtGGAGTAGAATCTTAATAAGATTCATGATCTTCAAACGAATAATTTGGTCTTATTTGATCAAAtcctaaaaaaaatgatagcATTGTCCGAGAAACTCGACTCCACAATTGCATCAGTGCATCCAGAGCagccaagaaggaagaaggaagagaagaagaagataaaggtgatgaaaaagaagaagccaaaacagaagaagaagaataataaggGGGAAGTATCATTTACCATTTTCTTAAATGAGATGTCTGTTTCTACAACTAGATATGTATGCCAAGAAGTGACTGTTATTATTGAGGTTTTCCTTATTAAGGTTTGGAATCGTGGTAGACCCTTATTTTGCCTTAATTCCATTGCCCTTGAGGACAAGAACAATTCCATGGGACATACAATGT
This window encodes:
- the LOC122082613 gene encoding putative GDP-L-fucose synthase 2 isoform X2, encoding MGSTDKAAVDSFLLNKTAKIFVAGHRGLVGSAIVRKLEEFGFNNLVLRSHRDLDLTRQSDVEAFFALEKPQFVILAAAKVGGIHANNTYPADFIGINLQIQTNIIDASYRNGVEKLIFLGSSCIYPKFAPQPITEDALLTGLLEPTNEWYAVAKIAGIKMCQAYRLQYGWDAISGMPTNLYGPNDNFHPENSHVLPALIRRFHEAKVSDAKEVVVWGTGSPLREFLHVDDLADAVVFLMDKYSGLGHVNVGSGKEVTIKELAELVKEVVGFQGDLVWDSTKPDGTPRKLMDSSKLAKLGWAPKISLRDGLVDTYKWYLENVK
- the LOC122082613 gene encoding putative GDP-L-fucose synthase 2 isoform X1; translation: MGSTDKEAAVDSFLLNKTAKIFVAGHRGLVGSAIVRKLEEFGFNNLVLRSHRDLDLTRQSDVEAFFALEKPQFVILAAAKVGGIHANNTYPADFIGINLQIQTNIIDASYRNGVEKLIFLGSSCIYPKFAPQPITEDALLTGLLEPTNEWYAVAKIAGIKMCQAYRLQYGWDAISGMPTNLYGPNDNFHPENSHVLPALIRRFHEAKVSDAKEVVVWGTGSPLREFLHVDDLADAVVFLMDKYSGLGHVNVGSGKEVTIKELAELVKEVVGFQGDLVWDSTKPDGTPRKLMDSSKLAKLGWAPKISLRDGLVDTYKWYLENVK